The following proteins come from a genomic window of Trifolium pratense cultivar HEN17-A07 linkage group LG4, ARS_RC_1.1, whole genome shotgun sequence:
- the LOC123923293 gene encoding nucleobase-ascorbate transporter 12-like produces the protein MSNSDPNNRHRHGSWPPPTDDKPMPPSSWAKKTGFKPKFSGETNASDSGQINRLPPKAREVEPLQVDLEAGRVRPPPNGVAQSDNVAVTVPVVKEQTVKKRRDSDGVPSTNGQVNPPPGMGTGTEQPSQVPRTVGRREEVVDGLVVDDEGFASRHAHMKYELRDSPGLVPISVYGIQHYVSMLGSLVLIPLVIVPAMGGSHEETAKVVSTVLLVSGLTTLLHISFGSRLPLIQGPSFVYLAPALAIINSPELQALNGNKFKHIMRELQGAIIIGSAFQALLGYTGLMSLLVRLINPVVVSPTIAAVGLSFFSYGFPLVGKCLEIGAVQILVVIVFSLYLRKISVLGHRIFLIYAIPLGLAITWAYAFLLTEAGFYNYKGCDVNIPASNMLSEHCRKHYSRMKHCRVDTSHALKSSPWFRFPYPLQWGTPVFHWKMALVMCVVSLISSVDSVGSYHASSLLVASRPPTPGVLSRGIGLEGLSSVLAGLWGTGTGSTTLTENVHTIAVTKMGSRWAVQLGAFFLILLSLIGKVGGFIASIPEVMVAGLLCFMWAMLTAWGLSNLRYSEAGSSRNIIIVGLSLFFSLSIPAYFQQYGISSNSNVSVPSYFQPYTVASHGPFHSKYAGLNYVLNTLCSLHMVIAFLVAVILDNTVPGSRQERGVYVWSEPEVARREPAVANDYQLPWRVGRIFKWVKWVGL, from the exons ATGTCAAATTCCGATCCTAATAACCGTCACCGTCATGGTTCTTGGCCACCGCCAACGGACGATAAACCAATGCCACCTTCTTCTTGGGCGAAAAAGACCGGTTTCAAACCGAAATTCTCCGGTGAGACTAATGCTAGTGATTCCGGTCAGATAAACCGGTTACCTCCTAAGGCTAGAGAGGTTGAGCCACTGCAAGTGGATCTTGAAGCTGGTCGTGTTCGTCCTCCACCAAATGGAGTTGCGCAGAGTGATAATGTTGCTGTTACTGTTCCGGTTGTTAAAGAGCAAACGGTGAAAAAACGGAGGGATTCTGATGGTGTTCCGAGTACTAACGGTCAGGTGAATCCGCCACCGGGAATGGGGACGGGAACGGAACAGCCGTCGCAGGTGCCGAGAACGGTGGGGAGGCGTGAGGAAGTTGTTGATGGTttggttgttgatgatgaaggaTTTGCGTCTAGGCATGCTCATATGAAGTATGAGCTAAGAGATTCTCCTGGTTTAG TTCCTATTAGCGTCTACGGTATTCAGCATTACGTTTCGATGTTGGGTTCGTTGGTTCTCATTCCACTTGTCATTGTTCCTGCAATGGGAGGTTCTCAT GAGGAAACTGCTAAGGTGGTATCAACAGTGCTCTTGGTTTCGGGGTTGACTACTCTGTTGCATATTAGTTTTGGGTCAAGGTTACCCTTGATACAAGGCCCTTCTTTCGTTTACTTGGCGCCGGCTCTGGCTATAATAAACTCCCCCGAGTTACAAGCATTAAATGGAAAT AAATTCAAGCATATAATGAGGGAGCTTCAGGGGGCTATAATTATTGGATCTGCTTTTCAAGCTTTACTCGGATATACTGGACTTATGTCGCTCTTAGTAAg GTTGATCAATCCTGTAGTTGTATCCCCAACTATTGCTGCAGTTGGACTTTCATTTTTCAGTTATGGATTCCCATTAGTCGGTAAATGTCTTGAGATCGGTGCAGTACAGATATTAGTGGTTATTGTTTTTTCCCTT TATCTTCGTAAGATATCTGTTCTTGGACATCGCATATTTCTAATCTATGCT ATTCCTCTTGGTCTAGCAATTACATGGGCATATGCTTTCTTGCTTACTGAAGCAGGATTTTACAACTACAAAGGGTGTGATGTAAATATACCTGCATCAAATATGCTTTCAGAGCATTGCAGAAAGCATTATTCTAGGATGAAGCATTGTCGGGTTGATACTTCTCATGCATTGAAATCCTCTCCATGGTTTAGATTTCCCTATCCATTACAATGGGGTACTCCTGTCTTTCACTGGAAAATGGCTCTTGTAATGTGTGTGGTTTCCCTAATCTCATCTGTTGATTCG GTTGGCTCATACCATGCATCTTCTTTATTGGTAGCATCAAGACCTCCAACTCCTGGAGTTCTTAGTCGAGGAATCGGTTTGGAAGGTCTTTCCAGTGTTTTGGCTGGTCTCTGGGGAACTGGAACTGGATCTACAACTTTAACTGAAAATGTTCACACAATTGCTGTGACTAAAATGGGAAGCCGTTGGGCAGTTCAACTGGGTGCATTCTTTCTGATACTGTTGTCACTCATAG GTAAGGTTGGAGGGTTCATTGCTTCAATTCCTGAAGTTATGGTTGCTGGTCTCCTCTGCTTTATGTGGGCAATGCTCACAGCATGGGGATTATCAAATCTACGGTACAGTGAGGCTGGAAGCTCTCGTAATATCATCATAGTTGGGTTatcattgtttttctctctttccatACCTGCTTACTTTCAACAATATGGCATCTCTTCGAATTCCAACGTGTCTGTGCCAAGTTATTTTCAGCCCTACACTGTTGCTTCCCACGGACCTTTCCATAGCAAATATGCAGGG TTGAACTATGTATTGAACACACTTTGTTCACTACACATGGTGATAGCGTTCCTTGTTGCTGTTATCCTGGATAATACTGTACCTGGCAGTCGGCAAGAGCGAGGGGTATATGTATGGTCTGAACCTGAGGTTGCCAGACGGGAGCCTGCTGTTGCTAATGATTATCAGCTACCCTGGAGAGTTGGTCGGATTTTCAAGTGGGTGAAGTGGGTTGGCCTGTGA
- the LOC123924088 gene encoding arogenate dehydratase 3-like, with protein sequence MHTLASPSSTNYLNRIRPSLNRFGPTQTRGVVTVKCGYGFDYANFTQGYGVGSSRADWQSSCAILASKVISQQDNGHNNSGNGNENNHVSAVNGHNASVTDLQLVPVSNNKLIQPKPLTITDLSPAPMHGSQLRVAYQGVPGAYSEAAAGKAYPNSEAMPCDQFEVAFQSVELWIADRAVLPVENSLGGSIHRNYDLLLRHKLHIVGEVQLPVHHCLLALPGIRKEYLTRVISHPQALAQCENTLTKLGLNVAREAVDDTAGAAEYIATNNLRDTAAIASARAAELYGLNILADEIQDDPNNVTRFVMLAREPIIPRTDRPFKTSIVFAHDKGTSVLFKVLSAFAFRNISLTKIESRPHRSRPIRVVDDESEGTAKHFEYMFYIDFEASMAEVRAQNALAEVQEFTSFLRVLGSYPMDMTPWNSPSTSHRGD encoded by the coding sequence atgcaTACCCTCGCTTCACCTTCTTCAACTAACTATCTGAACCGGATTCGTCCCTCGTTAAACCGGTTCGGTCCAACTCAAACCAGAGGAGTAGTAACCGTTAAATGTGGTTACGGTTTCGATTATGCGAATTTCACGCAAGGTTACGGCGTTGGTTCAAGCCGAGCCGATTGGCAAAGCTCATGCGCAATTTTAGCCAGCAAAGTTATTTCACAGCAAGATAACGGTCATAACAACTCCGGCAACGGAAATGAAAACAACCACGTCAGCGCCGTTAACGGTCATAACGCCTCCGTGACGGATCTTCAACTTGTTCCTGTCAGCAACAACAAGTTAATTCAACCAAAGCCGTTAACCATCACCGACCTATCTCCAGCTCCGATGCACGGCTCACAGTTACGCGTCGCTTATCAAGGCGTTCCAGGCGCTTACTCTGAAGCCGCCGCCGGAAAAGCTTATCCGAACAGTGAAGCCATGCCGTGTGATCAATTTGAAGTTGCTTTTCAATCGGTTGAACTCTGGATCGCCGATCGTGCTGTTTTACCGGTGGAAAATTCACTCGGCGGTTCGATTCATCGAAACTACGATCTCCTCCTCCGTCACAAACTCCACATCGTCGGAGAAGTTCAACTTCCGGTTCATCACTGTCTTCTCGCTCTCCCAGGGATCCGAAAAGAGTATCTCACACGTGTGATTTCGCATCCACAAGCATTAGCACAGTGCGAAAACACGTTAACAAAACTCGGTCTCAACGTAGCGCGTGAAGCCGTCGACGATACCGCCGGAGCAGCGGAATATATCGCAACAAACAATCTCCGTGACACGGCGGCGATCGCGAGTGCACGCGCTGCGGAACTTTACGGTTTAAATATCCTTGCTGATGAAATTCAAGATGACCCGAATAACGTGACCCGATTCGTTATGTTGGCCCGAGAACCCATAATTCCGCGAACGGATCGTCCATTTAAAACGAGTATTGTTTTCGCGCATGATAAAGGAACTTCAGTGCTTTTTAAAGTGCTTTCAGCTTTTGCTTTTAGAAATATCAGCTTAACTAAGATTGAATCTAGGCCTCATCGTAGCCGTCCGATTAGAGTTGTGGATGATGAAAGTGAAGGAACTGCAAAACATTTTGAGTATatgttttatattgattttgaagCTTCTATGGCTGAAGTTAGAGCACAAAATGCACTTGCTGAGGTTCAAGAATTTACCTCTTTTTTAAGAGTTTTAGGGAGTTATCCTATGGATATGACACCATGGAACTCTCCTTCTACTTCTCATAGGGGAGATTaa